The Cucurbita pepo subsp. pepo cultivar mu-cu-16 chromosome LG08, ASM280686v2, whole genome shotgun sequence genome contains a region encoding:
- the LOC111799677 gene encoding uncharacterized protein LOC111799677 gives MSSSRGRHFNSDEAGGNSAMELNDRRRLQEEEDDDPFLKFIDYARSVLAFEDEEDFDPNVKGTETYTPGWSWIASRVLRTCIAYSSSVTPAILLSELSQAWSEQHRIGAPKKIPECINQLKKKNRRKKLPKTVTIDSIYEKNFLSLSSVLEAVIVEEFILPGTNIHMLTLGDFWSSNTIDLYLHCRFYDLVGGILKKGRQIFLTGCYLRAASGGSGHPRLLPTEYLIILLDEEEDDDVILLGAQFCSDSFSSVSLDAVNKGTTYSLYARIESIGPIEIHEKTNGLQMIQISLLDNDGFKLKFLLWGEQVILANLLSVGSLLALDRPYIATVNENGLGTSDELCLEYGSATQLYLVPCIQHEEQVCVLTQNISQASRTLGTSYPTQDPRVSQVSLPCDSHGTIDFGNYPFRSFVVDLQDKMTGISLYGIIIDIVNERNTTEAVFSMRIEDNTGQISAKLHFVRSWSLGRVGVGHTVYISGLTCTIKKNNLEALWIENHVGASFVNLSCLPALLTSSCLHKISRLSDLTSNSHGTKVCRVRLDQVSHCHVSTKFLHANCGHFVEETPGRTECSFCRCECKSELVRTFDLKITLADDTAKIFACCTGQTAAELLQISPDEFCELPEEEQVMYPSSLENESFVVAIVNCRRQTSKCGDNVYSVNDPLSWEITRALKCE, from the exons ATGTCTTCTTCTCGTGGTCGACATTTCAATTCGGACGAGGCCGGTGGAAACTCGGCCATGGAGTTGAACGATCGCCGGCGGCTtcaggaagaagaagatgatgatccgtttcttaaatttatcgATTATGCGAGGTCTGTGCTAGCATttgaagacgaagaagacTTCGATCCTAATGTTAAAGGAACGGAGACCTATACGCCGGGTTGGAGTTGGATCGCCTCTCGGGTCCTCAGAACTTGTATCGCCTACTCCAGTTCTGTTACCCCTGCGATTTTGCTATCCGAGCTCTCGCAG gcCTGGTCTGAGCAACACAGAATTGGGGCTCCCAAGAAAATACCTGAATGTATTAatcagttgaagaagaagaatagaaGAAAGAAGCTCCCGAAAACAGTTACTATTGACTCCATATATGAGAAGAATTTCCTATCTTTAAGCAGCGTTTTGGAAGCTGTTATTGTTGAAGAATTTATTCTTCCAG GTACAAATATACACATGCTTACTTTGGGGGATTTTTGGAGCTCTAATACGATTGATCTCTATCTCCATTGTAG ATTCTATGACTTAGTTGgtggaattttgaaaaaagggaggcaaatatttttaactggATGCTATCTTCGTGCTGCCAGTGGCGGATCCGGTCATCCACGACTTCTACCAACTGAATACCTTATCATATTGTTAGATGAG GAAGAGGATGATGATGTAATACTTCTAGGAGCTCAATTTTGTTCCGAttccttttcttctgtttctctTGACGCCGTCAATAAAGGGACTACATATTCATTATATGCAAG GATTGAGTCTATTGGTCCAATAGAAATTCATGAGAAGACTAACGGCTTACAGATGATACAAATTAGTCTTCTTGATAATGATGGTTTCAAGCTAAAGTTTCTCTTATGGGGTGAACAGGTGATACTAGCCAATCTTCTAAG TGTTGGTAGCTTGCTTGCCCTTGATAGACCATATATTGCTACTGTAAACGAGAATGGCCTTGGAACAAGTGATGAGCTTTGTCTTGAATATGGTAGTGCAACACAGTTATATTTGGTGCCTTGCATTCAGCATGAGGAGCAA GTATGTGTTTTAACACAGAATATAAGCCAAGCTTCAAGGACGCTTGGTACATCATATCCTACTCAGGATCCCCGAGTTTCTCAAGTTTCCTTGCCGTGCGATTCACATGGGACAATTGATTTTGGTAATTATCCTTTTCGG TCTTTTGTGGTCGACCTTCAAGACAAGATGACTGGCATTAGCTTATATGGTATCATTATAGATAtagtaaatgaaagaaataccACAGAAGCTGTTTTCTCTATGAGAATTGAAGATAACACCGGACAAATTTCGGCAAAGTTGCATTTCGTGAGATCTTG GTCGCTGGGAAGGGTAGGCGTTGGACATACAGTATATATCAGTGGCCTGACATGCACCATAAAGAAGAATAA cttGGAGGCTTTATGGATTGAGAATCATGTTGGAGCTTCTTTTGTCAACCTTAGCTGCTTGCCAGCATTGTTAACCTCATCTTGTCTTCATAAAATTTCACGACTTTCTGATCTTACCAGCAACTCTCATGGTACAAAG GTGTGTCGAGTTCGGCTTGACCAAGTTTCACATTGTCATGTTAGTACGAAATTTTTGCATGCAAATTGTGGTCATTTTGTTGAGGAGACACCCGGCAGAACTGAGTGCAGCTTCTGTCGTTGTGAATGCAAGTCCGAGCTGGTTCGTACATTCGACCTGAAAATCACCCTTGCAGATGATACTGCAAAAATCTTTGCTTGCTGTACAGGTCAAACTGCTGCAGAGTTGTTGCAAATATCTCCTGATGAATTCTGTGAACTACCGGAG GAAGAACAAGTAATGTATCCATCATCACTCGAGAACGAAAGTTTTGTGGTTGCAATAGTGAATTGCAGGAGGCAAACTAGCAAATGTGGAGATAACGTCTATTCTGTTAATGATCCACTTTCGTGGGAGATTACTCGTGCACTGAAGTGTGAATGA
- the LOC111801048 gene encoding protein high chlorophyll fluorescent 107, whose product MQVFSSSPSTTSFNLFSSSQNPNNLSKYRCKNLIIPLHFAPSSLSVCCSSRESSTAVLSSDRSLDGENREASEEVLRVRRPVMEFTGEDSGDGEEAEDESSSVIELGLAEIAKKMPIFEPENRVDSSALERPLIINLDLALYKAKMMARNFLYDEARQVLQKCIDKWPEDGRAYVALGKMLSKQMKAADARAVYERGCQATQGENSYIWQCWAVLESRMGNIRKARELFDAATVANKKHIAAWHGWAVLELKQGNLKKARNLLAKGLKYCGGNEYIYQTLALLEAKSNRYEQARYLFKQATKCNPKSCASWLAWAQLEMQRENNLLARQLFEKAIQASPKNRFAWHIWGLFEANIGNIEKGRKLLKIGHVLNPRDPVLLQSLGLLEYKNSSASLARVLFRRASELDPKHQPVWIAWGWMEWKEGNIGKARELYQRALLIDSASESAARCLQAWGVLEQRAGNLSAARRLYRSSLSINSQSYVTWMTWAALEDDQGNAIRAEEIRNLYFQQRTEVVDDASWVMGILDVIDPALDSIKRLLKLEQDPFAMSRVADVGARNASLDDSAASSSVADSETGFDLDAFMMKKLSIDTSKLEIQLETTRPKRFKYQRSQMRSENRPEMAVSESQRTASSST is encoded by the exons atgcaagtcTTCTCTTCATCTCCTTCAACCACAAGCTTCAATCTGTTCTCTTCATCTCAAAATCCGAACAATCTCTCGAAATACAGATGCAAAAATTTGATTATACCTCTCCATTTCGCTCCGAGCTCCCTCTCCGTTTGCTGTTCTTCGAGGGAGTCCTCGACGGCGGTTCTCTCCTCCGATCGGTCGTTGGACGGCGAGAACAGAGAGGCGTCGGAGGAGGTTCTTAGAGTTCGGCGGCCGGTAATGGAGTTTACCGGTGAAGATTCCGGCGACGGCGAGGAGGCGGAAGATGAGAGTTCTTCGGTGATAGAACTAGGGCTAGCGGAGATTGCGAAGAAGATGCCGATATTTGAACCGGAGAATCGGGTGGATTCGAGTGCCCTAGAAAGGCCGCTGATTATCAATTTGGATTTGGCGTTGTACAAAGCGAAGATGATGGCGAGGAATTTTCTGTATGATGAAGCACGGCAAGTCCTTCAGAAG TGTATAGATAAATGGCCGGAGGATGGGCGGGCATACGTAGCATTGGGGAAGATGTTGAGCAAGCAAATGAAAGCAGCCGACGCCAGAGCTGTGTATGAGAGAGGCTGCCAAGCCACCCAAGGCGAGAACTCCTACATTTGGCAG TGCTGGGCTGTTCTGGAGAGCAGGATGGGGAATATCAGGAAAGCAAGAGAGCTCTTTGATGCAGCCACAGTAGCCAACAAGAAGCACATTGCCGCATGGCATGGCTGGGCTGTGCTAGAGCTAAAGCAGGGGAACCTCAAGAAGGCCAGGAATCTACTAGCCAAAGGCCTCAAATACTGTGGTGGGAATGAGTATATCTATCAAACACTCGCCCTGCTCGAAGCCAAATCGAATCGATACGAGCAGGCGCGTTATTTGTTTAAGCAGGCTACCAAGTGCAACCCCAAAAGCTGTGCTAGTTGGCTT GCATGGGCTCAGCTGGAGATGCAGCGGGAGAACAACCTTCTTGCTAGACAACTGTTTGAG AAAGCCATCCAGGCGAGCCCCAAGAACAGGTTTGCGTGGCACATATGGGGGCTCTTTGAAGCTAATATAGGAAATATCGAGAAGGGAAGGAAACTTTTAAAGATAGGCCATGTCCTAAATCCAAGAGACCCTGTTCTTCTTCAGTCTCTTGGTTTATTAGAGTATAAGAACTCCTCTGCAAGCCTGGCTCGAGTTTTGTTTAGGAGAGCATCTGAACTGGACCCCAAGCACCAACCAGTGTGGATT GCTTGGGGATGGATGGAATGGAAAGAAGGTAACATAGGGAAAGCAAGGGAGCTGTATCAAAGAGCATTGTTGATTGACTCAGCTAGTGAGAGTGCAGCTCGATGCCTTCAG GCTTGGGGTGTTCTAGAACAGAGAGCAGGCAACCTATCAGCAGCTAGAAGATTATATAGATCCTCTctaagcataaactctcagAGTTATGTAACATGGATGACCTGGGCAGCACTGGAAGATGATCAAGGGAACGCAATCCGAGCGGAGGAAATTCGAAATCTATACTTCCAGCAG AGAACAGAAGTTGTGGATGATGCCTCGTGGGTTATGGGGATCTTAGACGTTATTGACCCAGCACTTGATAGCATAAAGAGGCTGTTGAAGCTGGAGCAAGACCCCTTCGCCATGTCAAGAGTAGCAGATGTAGGCGCTAGAAACGCCTCATTAGACGACTCGGCTGCCTCCTCTAGTGTGGCTGACAGTGAAACTGGGTTTGATTTGGATGCCTTTATGATGAAAAAGTTGTCGATAGACACGTCGAAACTCGAAATTCAACTCGAAACAACTCGACCCAAAAGATTTAAGTATCAAAGAAGTCAAATGAGATCAGAAAACAGACCAGAAATGGCTGTTTCAGAGAGCCAAAGAACAGCATCTTCATCTACTTGA
- the LOC111801045 gene encoding phytochrome B-like isoform X1, producing the protein MVSSNRGTNSHQQQAESSNTNTNTNTSHMRSNRTESISKAVAQYTIDARLHAVFEQSGESGKSFDYSQSIRTSTQSVPEQQITAYLSMIQRGGHIQPFGCMIAIDEANFRVIAYSENTRELLGLTPQSVPNLEKIEILTIGTDVRNLFTSNSAILLEKAFGAREITLLNPVWVHSKNSLKPFYAILHRIDVGIVIDLEPARTEDPALSIAGAVQSQKLAVRAISKLQALPGGDIKLLCDTVVESVRELTGYDRVMVYKFHEDEHGEVVAESKRPDLEPYIGLHYPSTDIPQASRFLFKQNRVRMIVDCHASPVRVIQAAGLMQPLCLVGSTLRAPHGCHSQYMANMGSISSLAMAVVINNNDDEAIGGRSSTRLWGLVVCHHTSARCIPFPLRYACEFLMQAFGLQLNMELQLASQMSEKHVLRTQTLLCDMLLRDSPTGIITQSPSIMDLVKCDGAALYYQGKYYPLGVTPTEAQIKDVVEWLLAFHGDSTGLSTDSLADAGYPGAALLGGAVCGMDVAYITKRDFLFWFRSHTGKEIKWGGAKHHPADKDDGQRMHPRSSFKAFLEVVKSRSLPWETAEMDAIHSLQLILRDSFKDNAAINSKTVVHPQLGDLNLQGIDELSLVAREMVRLIETATAPIFAVDVDSCINGWNTKIAELTGLAVEEAMGKSLVRDLVYKESEEIVDKLVSRALKGEEEKNIEIKMKTFGRDPDDQRQPIFVAVNACSSRDYTDNIVGVCFVGQDLTCQKVFMDKFISIQCDYKAIVHSPSPLIPPIFASDDNTCCSEWNTAMENLTGWSREDIIGKMLVGEVFGDCCRLKGPDELTKFMIVLHGAIGGKNNEKFPFSFYDKKGKYVQALLTANKRMNMEGQIVGAFCFVQIASLELQQTLRMQRQQEKNRFVRMKELAYICQEVKSPLSGIRFTNSLLEATDLSEDQKQFLETSVSCEKQMLKIIEDMDLESIDDGTMEIEKGEFLLGSVINAVVSQAMLLLRERNLQLVRDIPEEVKTMAVYGDQVRIQQVLADFLLNMVRYAPSPEGWVELRVCPFLKQNSDRLRLARTEFRIVCPGEGLPPELIQDMFHSGRWATQEGLGLSMCRKILKLMNGEVQYIRESERCYFSITLELPLTERALGDIG; encoded by the exons ATGGTTTCGAGTAATCGGGGGACGAATTCGCATCAGCAACAAGCAGAGTCCTCgaacacgaacacgaacacgaacaCGAGCCATATGCGATCTAATCGTACAGAATCCATCAGCAAAGCCGTAGCGCAGTACACCATCGATGCTCGTCTTCACGCAGTGTTTGAACAGTCAGGTGAGTCCGGTAAATCTTTTGACTACTCACAATCTATTAGAACTTCGACACAATCTGTGCCGGAGCAGCAAATTACTGCTTATTTATCGATGATTCAAAGGGGCGGCCATATCCAGCCCTTTGGATGTATGATAGCCATCGATGAGGCAAATTTTCGGGTTATTGCTTATAGTGAAAACACTAGGGAATTGCTTGGTCTTACTCCTCAATCAGTGCCAAATCTTGAAAAGATAGAGATTCTCACAATTGGAACTGATGTACGGAACTTGTTCACTTCCAATAGTGCAATTTTGCTTGAGAAAGCATTTGGGGCTCGAGAAATCACTTTGTTAAACCCTGTTTGGGTTCATTCTAAGAATTCTTTGAAGCCATTTTATGCTATTTTGCATAGGATTGATGTCGGAATTGTGATTGATTTAGAGCCAGCAAGAACGGAGGATCCTGCCCTTTCTATTGCTGGGGCAGTCCAATCGCAAAAGCTTGCAGTGCGTGCAATTTCTAAGCTACAAGCACTCCCTGGTGGAGATATTAAACTGTTGTGTGATACTGTGGTTGAGAGTGTTAGGGAGCTTACTGGATACGATCGAGTTATGGTGTATAAGTTTCACGAAGACGAGCACGGTGAGGTTGTCGCTGAAAGCAAGAGGCCTGACTTAGAGCCATACATTGGATTGCATTATCCTTCTACTGATATTCCTCAGGCATCGAGGTTTTTGTTTAAGCAAAACCGTGTTAGAATGATTGTCGATTGCCATGCTTCTCCAGTTCGTGTAATTCAGGCTGCAGGGCTTATGCAACCTCTTTGCTTAGTGGGTTCGACTCTTCGTGCTCCCCATGGCTGTCATTCTCAGTATATGGCCAATATGGGCTCCATTTCGTCGTTAGCAATGGCGGTTGTTATCAATAATAACGACGACGAAGCTATTGGTGGGCGAAGTTCAACGAGGCTTTGGGGTTTGGTTGTTTGCCACCATACTTCGGCTCGGTGTATTCCGTTCCCTCTCCGGTATGCATGTGAGTTTCTAATGCAAGCATTTGGACTTCAACTTAATATGGAATTGCAATTGGCTTCACAGATGTCTGAGAAACATGTTTTGAGAACTCAAACTCTTTTATGTGACATGCTTCTTCGTGATTCCCCAACTGGCATTATTACTCAGAGTCCAAGCATCATGGACTTAGTAAAGTGTGATGGGGCAGCTCTTTACTATCAAGGGAAGTATTACCCTCTAGGCGTGACGCCAACCGAAGCCCAAATAAAGGACGTCGTGGAATGGTTGCTAGCTTTCCATGGCGATTCAACTGGTTTAAGTACAGACAGCTTGGCCGATGCTGGCTATCCAGGGGCAGCCTTGCTTGGTGGTGCAGTTTGTGGAATGGATGTTGCCTATATCACCAAAAGGGATTTTCTCTTCTGGTTCCGATCGCACACAGGAAAAGAGATCAAGTGGGGCGGCGCAAAGCATCACCCAGCGGATAAGGACGATGGTCAAAGAATGCATCCACGTTCTTCGTTCAAGGCATTTCTAGAAGTAGTAAAATCGCGTAGTTTACCGTGGGAGACTGCAGAAATGGATGCTATTCACTCATTGCAGCTTATTCTTCGAGATTCATTCAAGGATAACGCTGCAATCAATTCGAAAACAGTTGTGCATCCTCAACTAGGGGATCTCAACTTGCAAGGGATCGATGAGCTCAGCTTGGTTGCTAGAGAAATGGTCAGGTTGATCGAGACTGCAACTGCTCCAATCTTTGCTGTAGATGTCGACAGCTGTATCAATGGATGGAACACTAAGATAGCAGAGTTGACTGGGCTTGCAGTCGAGGAAGCTATGGGGAAATCCCTAGTTCGTGATCTCGTGTATAAAGAATCTGAAGAAATAGTCGACAAACTCGTTTCCCGGGCTTTAAAAG gtgaagaagaaaagaatatagAGATAAAAATGAAGACATTTGGGCGAGATCCAGATGATCAAAGACAGCCAATTTTTGTGGCTGTCAATGCTTGTTCTAGCAGGGACTACACTGATAACATAGTAGGCGTTTGTTTTGTTGGTCAAGATCTTACCTGCCAAAAAGTGTTCATGGACAAATTTATTAGCATACAATGTGATTATAAAGCCATTGTTCATAGTCCCAGTCCTCTTATCCCTCCAATATTCGCTTCGGACGACAATACGTGTTGCTCGGAATGGAATACCGCCATGGAAAACCTCACCGGATGGTCCAGAGAAGACATAATTGGAAAAATGCTAGTAGGGGAGGTTTTTGGAGATTGTTGTAGACTGAAGGGGCCAGATGAATTGACCAAATTCATGATTGTCTTGCACGGTGCAATTGGAGGGAAGAACAATGAAAaattccccttttctttttatgacaAAAAGGGGAAATATGTGCAGGCTCTGTTGACAGCAAATAAGAGGATGAATATGGAGGGGCAGATTGTTGGAGCTTTCTGCTTTGTTCAGATTGCCAGTCTTGAATTGCAGCAAACTCTTAGAATGCAGAGGCAACAGGAGAAGAACCGGTTTGTAAGGATGAAAGAGCTGGCTTACATTTGCCAGGAAGTGAAGAGTCCTTTGAGTGGTATACGCTTTACTAACTCGCTTCTGGAGGCTACGGATTTGAGTGAAGACCAGAAGCAGTTTCTGGAGACCAGTGTTTCTTGTGAAAAGCAGATGTTAAAGATTATAGAAGATATGGATTTGGAAAGTATTGATGATGG TACAATGGAGATTGAGAAGGGGGAGTTCTTACTGGGAAGTGTTATTAATGCTGTTGTTAGTCAAGCGATGTTACTACTCAGAGAAAGAAACTTACAACTGGTTCGTGATATACCAGAAGAAGTAAAGACTATGGCTGTATATGGCGATCAAGTGAGAATTCAACAGGTCTTAGCTGATTTCTTGTTGAACATGGTGCGTTACGCACCGTCTCCGGAAGGCTGGGTAGAATTACGTGTCTGTCCATTCCTGAAGCAAAACTCGGATCGACTTCGTCTCGCACGCACCGAATTCAG GATTGTATGCCCTGGGGAAGGTCTACCTCCTGAGTTGATACAGGACATGTTTCACAGTGGGCGATGGGCGACTCAAGAAGGATTAGGGTTGAGCATGTGCAGAAAGATTCTGAAGCTCATGAATGGTGAAGTCCAATACATCAGAGAATCTGAAAGATGTTATTTCTCGATCACTCTCGAACTCCCTTTAACAGAGAGAGCCCTCGGCGACATCGGTTAG
- the LOC111801049 gene encoding dirigent protein 11-like has translation MIKPEEYSPKKRTKKLNDKQTNKPSIFNFRSIKSMAISNLLTFTNSLLLAILAILAILCSNGFPNLFKPQSNQTNIVIYVHDYFTGEDASAIAVGGRKGSESNVLEFGTLIVVDDPVTEGPRIDSREIGRAQGMYINSQSDGKGLYMVFSVIFTGGEFRGSSLEIQGSDLFTLKEREFGVVSGTGFFRFVKGFGIMQTENMDLVHLRAVIKLNITVKHY, from the coding sequence ATGATCAAACCAGAGGAATATTCACcaaaaaagagaacaaaaaaattgaatgataaacaaacaaacaaaccttcCATCTTCAATTTCAGATCGATCAAATCAATGGCGATTTCAAATCTCCTCACCTTCACGAACTCCCTCCTCCTCGCGATCCTCGCGATCCTCGCGATCCTGTGCTCCAATGGCTTCCCGAACCTCTTCAAGCCCCAATCGAACCAGACGAACATCGTCATCTACGTCCACGACTACTTCACCGGAGAAGACGCATCGGCGATCGCAGTCGGCGGCAGAAAAGGATCGGAATCGAACGTTCTGGAGTTCGGAACCCTAATCGTGGTCGACGATCCGGTGACGGAAGGGCCGAGGATCGACTCGAGAGAGATCGGAAGGGCGCAAGGTATGTACATAAACTCTCAATCGGACGGAAAAGGACTGTATATGGTATTCTCGGTGATTTTCACCGGCGGCGAGTTCAGAGGGAGTAGTTTGGAGATTCAGGGCTCGGATTTGTTCACGTTGAAGGAAAGGGAATTTGGAGTGGTTTCCGGAACCGGTTTTTTCCGGTTCGTTAAGGGGTTTGGGATTATGCAAACCGAGAATATGGATTTGGTTCATTTGAGAGCTGTTATTAAACTCAATATTACAGTAAAACACTATTGA
- the LOC111801045 gene encoding phytochrome B-like isoform X2 yields the protein MVSSNRGTNSHQQQAESSNTNTNTNTSHMRSNRTESISKAVAQYTIDARLHAVFEQSEPARTEDPALSIAGAVQSQKLAVRAISKLQALPGGDIKLLCDTVVESVRELTGYDRVMVYKFHEDEHGEVVAESKRPDLEPYIGLHYPSTDIPQASRFLFKQNRVRMIVDCHASPVRVIQAAGLMQPLCLVGSTLRAPHGCHSQYMANMGSISSLAMAVVINNNDDEAIGGRSSTRLWGLVVCHHTSARCIPFPLRYACEFLMQAFGLQLNMELQLASQMSEKHVLRTQTLLCDMLLRDSPTGIITQSPSIMDLVKCDGAALYYQGKYYPLGVTPTEAQIKDVVEWLLAFHGDSTGLSTDSLADAGYPGAALLGGAVCGMDVAYITKRDFLFWFRSHTGKEIKWGGAKHHPADKDDGQRMHPRSSFKAFLEVVKSRSLPWETAEMDAIHSLQLILRDSFKDNAAINSKTVVHPQLGDLNLQGIDELSLVAREMVRLIETATAPIFAVDVDSCINGWNTKIAELTGLAVEEAMGKSLVRDLVYKESEEIVDKLVSRALKGEEEKNIEIKMKTFGRDPDDQRQPIFVAVNACSSRDYTDNIVGVCFVGQDLTCQKVFMDKFISIQCDYKAIVHSPSPLIPPIFASDDNTCCSEWNTAMENLTGWSREDIIGKMLVGEVFGDCCRLKGPDELTKFMIVLHGAIGGKNNEKFPFSFYDKKGKYVQALLTANKRMNMEGQIVGAFCFVQIASLELQQTLRMQRQQEKNRFVRMKELAYICQEVKSPLSGIRFTNSLLEATDLSEDQKQFLETSVSCEKQMLKIIEDMDLESIDDGTMEIEKGEFLLGSVINAVVSQAMLLLRERNLQLVRDIPEEVKTMAVYGDQVRIQQVLADFLLNMVRYAPSPEGWVELRVCPFLKQNSDRLRLARTEFRIVCPGEGLPPELIQDMFHSGRWATQEGLGLSMCRKILKLMNGEVQYIRESERCYFSITLELPLTERALGDIG from the exons ATGGTTTCGAGTAATCGGGGGACGAATTCGCATCAGCAACAAGCAGAGTCCTCgaacacgaacacgaacacgaacaCGAGCCATATGCGATCTAATCGTACAGAATCCATCAGCAAAGCCGTAGCGCAGTACACCATCGATGCTCGTCTTCACGCAGTGTTTGAACAGTCAG AGCCAGCAAGAACGGAGGATCCTGCCCTTTCTATTGCTGGGGCAGTCCAATCGCAAAAGCTTGCAGTGCGTGCAATTTCTAAGCTACAAGCACTCCCTGGTGGAGATATTAAACTGTTGTGTGATACTGTGGTTGAGAGTGTTAGGGAGCTTACTGGATACGATCGAGTTATGGTGTATAAGTTTCACGAAGACGAGCACGGTGAGGTTGTCGCTGAAAGCAAGAGGCCTGACTTAGAGCCATACATTGGATTGCATTATCCTTCTACTGATATTCCTCAGGCATCGAGGTTTTTGTTTAAGCAAAACCGTGTTAGAATGATTGTCGATTGCCATGCTTCTCCAGTTCGTGTAATTCAGGCTGCAGGGCTTATGCAACCTCTTTGCTTAGTGGGTTCGACTCTTCGTGCTCCCCATGGCTGTCATTCTCAGTATATGGCCAATATGGGCTCCATTTCGTCGTTAGCAATGGCGGTTGTTATCAATAATAACGACGACGAAGCTATTGGTGGGCGAAGTTCAACGAGGCTTTGGGGTTTGGTTGTTTGCCACCATACTTCGGCTCGGTGTATTCCGTTCCCTCTCCGGTATGCATGTGAGTTTCTAATGCAAGCATTTGGACTTCAACTTAATATGGAATTGCAATTGGCTTCACAGATGTCTGAGAAACATGTTTTGAGAACTCAAACTCTTTTATGTGACATGCTTCTTCGTGATTCCCCAACTGGCATTATTACTCAGAGTCCAAGCATCATGGACTTAGTAAAGTGTGATGGGGCAGCTCTTTACTATCAAGGGAAGTATTACCCTCTAGGCGTGACGCCAACCGAAGCCCAAATAAAGGACGTCGTGGAATGGTTGCTAGCTTTCCATGGCGATTCAACTGGTTTAAGTACAGACAGCTTGGCCGATGCTGGCTATCCAGGGGCAGCCTTGCTTGGTGGTGCAGTTTGTGGAATGGATGTTGCCTATATCACCAAAAGGGATTTTCTCTTCTGGTTCCGATCGCACACAGGAAAAGAGATCAAGTGGGGCGGCGCAAAGCATCACCCAGCGGATAAGGACGATGGTCAAAGAATGCATCCACGTTCTTCGTTCAAGGCATTTCTAGAAGTAGTAAAATCGCGTAGTTTACCGTGGGAGACTGCAGAAATGGATGCTATTCACTCATTGCAGCTTATTCTTCGAGATTCATTCAAGGATAACGCTGCAATCAATTCGAAAACAGTTGTGCATCCTCAACTAGGGGATCTCAACTTGCAAGGGATCGATGAGCTCAGCTTGGTTGCTAGAGAAATGGTCAGGTTGATCGAGACTGCAACTGCTCCAATCTTTGCTGTAGATGTCGACAGCTGTATCAATGGATGGAACACTAAGATAGCAGAGTTGACTGGGCTTGCAGTCGAGGAAGCTATGGGGAAATCCCTAGTTCGTGATCTCGTGTATAAAGAATCTGAAGAAATAGTCGACAAACTCGTTTCCCGGGCTTTAAAAG gtgaagaagaaaagaatatagAGATAAAAATGAAGACATTTGGGCGAGATCCAGATGATCAAAGACAGCCAATTTTTGTGGCTGTCAATGCTTGTTCTAGCAGGGACTACACTGATAACATAGTAGGCGTTTGTTTTGTTGGTCAAGATCTTACCTGCCAAAAAGTGTTCATGGACAAATTTATTAGCATACAATGTGATTATAAAGCCATTGTTCATAGTCCCAGTCCTCTTATCCCTCCAATATTCGCTTCGGACGACAATACGTGTTGCTCGGAATGGAATACCGCCATGGAAAACCTCACCGGATGGTCCAGAGAAGACATAATTGGAAAAATGCTAGTAGGGGAGGTTTTTGGAGATTGTTGTAGACTGAAGGGGCCAGATGAATTGACCAAATTCATGATTGTCTTGCACGGTGCAATTGGAGGGAAGAACAATGAAAaattccccttttctttttatgacaAAAAGGGGAAATATGTGCAGGCTCTGTTGACAGCAAATAAGAGGATGAATATGGAGGGGCAGATTGTTGGAGCTTTCTGCTTTGTTCAGATTGCCAGTCTTGAATTGCAGCAAACTCTTAGAATGCAGAGGCAACAGGAGAAGAACCGGTTTGTAAGGATGAAAGAGCTGGCTTACATTTGCCAGGAAGTGAAGAGTCCTTTGAGTGGTATACGCTTTACTAACTCGCTTCTGGAGGCTACGGATTTGAGTGAAGACCAGAAGCAGTTTCTGGAGACCAGTGTTTCTTGTGAAAAGCAGATGTTAAAGATTATAGAAGATATGGATTTGGAAAGTATTGATGATGG TACAATGGAGATTGAGAAGGGGGAGTTCTTACTGGGAAGTGTTATTAATGCTGTTGTTAGTCAAGCGATGTTACTACTCAGAGAAAGAAACTTACAACTGGTTCGTGATATACCAGAAGAAGTAAAGACTATGGCTGTATATGGCGATCAAGTGAGAATTCAACAGGTCTTAGCTGATTTCTTGTTGAACATGGTGCGTTACGCACCGTCTCCGGAAGGCTGGGTAGAATTACGTGTCTGTCCATTCCTGAAGCAAAACTCGGATCGACTTCGTCTCGCACGCACCGAATTCAG GATTGTATGCCCTGGGGAAGGTCTACCTCCTGAGTTGATACAGGACATGTTTCACAGTGGGCGATGGGCGACTCAAGAAGGATTAGGGTTGAGCATGTGCAGAAAGATTCTGAAGCTCATGAATGGTGAAGTCCAATACATCAGAGAATCTGAAAGATGTTATTTCTCGATCACTCTCGAACTCCCTTTAACAGAGAGAGCCCTCGGCGACATCGGTTAG